In a genomic window of Anoxybacter fermentans:
- a CDS encoding ISL3 family transposase, with protein sequence MQYNNIIKFLDLPDIIATEIISTEDRYIFIAEAKKNHIVCPQCGNITNKIHDTKWQNIRDIPIRGKLVIIRLLKKRYRCPYCHKRGIPEKYESIDKYARKTKRFDKYLAKETVSKDYSKVAKENGLSYTAVNNAVKKVIDPLIEQQLSKLSQLKAISIDEFAVLKRHKYGVSITDPINRELIDILPTRKKDDLINYFNCWEDEQRRQIQSISMDMWRPFKAVADAAFTHAKIVIDKFHLVTLMNKALDEVRKQVQQTVNNHQRRKFFQIRLLLQKRAEELTNEEHEKLIELFELSPALEKAWELKEEFRDLLQLDDVKEATRALKRWYKEVIKSKLIPFYQVKKIIQRWEEKILNYFKTKITNGFAEGINNKIKLIKRIGYGVPNVMNLRRRVFNSMLSY encoded by the coding sequence ATGCAATATAATAATATCATAAAATTTCTTGATTTGCCAGACATTATTGCAACTGAAATTATTTCAACGGAGGACAGATATATTTTTATTGCTGAAGCAAAGAAAAATCATATTGTGTGTCCTCAGTGTGGTAATATCACTAATAAAATCCATGATACAAAATGGCAAAATATTAGAGACATCCCCATAAGAGGTAAACTAGTAATCATTAGACTTCTAAAGAAAAGATATCGTTGTCCTTATTGTCATAAGAGGGGTATCCCTGAAAAATATGAAAGTATTGATAAATATGCCCGTAAAACCAAACGCTTTGATAAATATCTTGCTAAAGAAACTGTCAGCAAGGATTATTCTAAAGTTGCTAAAGAAAACGGGTTAAGTTATACAGCTGTTAATAATGCAGTTAAAAAAGTAATTGACCCTCTCATTGAACAACAACTTTCAAAACTTAGTCAATTAAAAGCCATCAGTATCGATGAATTTGCAGTTTTAAAACGCCATAAATATGGAGTTAGCATTACAGATCCAATTAATCGGGAGTTAATTGACATTTTACCTACTCGCAAAAAGGATGATTTAATTAACTACTTTAATTGTTGGGAAGATGAACAAAGACGGCAAATTCAATCGATTTCTATGGATATGTGGCGTCCGTTTAAAGCAGTAGCAGATGCAGCATTTACTCATGCAAAAATTGTTATAGATAAATTTCACCTTGTAACTTTAATGAACAAAGCCCTTGACGAAGTTAGAAAACAAGTTCAACAAACAGTAAATAATCATCAGAGAAGAAAGTTTTTTCAAATTCGTTTATTACTCCAAAAACGAGCTGAAGAACTGACAAATGAAGAACATGAAAAGCTCATCGAATTATTTGAACTCAGCCCAGCTTTAGAAAAAGCCTGGGAACTAAAAGAGGAATTCAGAGACTTATTGCAGCTAGATGATGTAAAAGAAGCTACCAGAGCTCTAAAAAGGTGGTATAAAGAAGTAATAAAAAGCAAGCTGATACCTTTTTACCAGGTAAAAAAGATAATACAAAGATGGGAAGAAAAAATACTAAATTATTTTAAGACTAAGATAACCAATGGCTTTGCTGAGGGTATCAATAACAAGATTAAATTGATCAAAAGGATTGGATATGGTGTTCCAAATGTTATGAATTTAAGGAGAAGAGTATTTAATTCAATGTTAAGTTATTAA
- a CDS encoding DDE-type integrase/transposase/recombinase produces MTQHLSKHRDAKAALTILRRVIEQYDDKKFTLVTDKAPIYEVVVHAAKVFSPSD; encoded by the coding sequence ATCACTCAACATCTCTCTAAACATCGTGATGCTAAAGCTGCTCTTACAATTCTACGAAGGGTCATCGAACAATACGATGATAAAAAATTCACTCTAGTGACCGATAAAGCTCCAATCTATGAAGTTGTCGTACATGCTGCTAAAGTATTTTCACCATCAGATTAA
- a CDS encoding integrase core domain-containing protein has translation MLLKYFHHQIKGLFPYGIVDYSNKVYRPYKNIVKRFFGTYKSHYKRHKSFSSFEGAISHAILYQLYFNYLKPHDSFGGKPPLQITDSTGRIIENWAQLIR, from the coding sequence ATGCTGCTAAAGTATTTTCACCATCAGATTAAAGGGCTTTTTCCCTATGGAATAGTCGATTACAGCAATAAAGTTTATCGGCCTTACAAAAACATAGTAAAACGCTTCTTTGGAACTTATAAATCACATTATAAACGACATAAAAGCTTCAGTTCTTTCGAAGGTGCTATCTCTCATGCAATACTGTATCAGTTGTATTTCAACTACTTAAAACCCCATGATTCATTTGGCGGTAAACCACCTTTACAGATTACAGACTCCACTGGTCGAATAATTGAAAACTGGGCACAACTCATCAGATGA
- a CDS encoding ISL3 family transposase: MENIRDIPIRGKLVIIRLLKKRYRCPYCHKRGIPEKYESIDKYARKTKRFDKYLAKETVSKDYSKVAKENGLSYTAVNNAVKKVVDPLIKQQLSKLSQLKAISIDEFAVLKRHKYGVSITDPINRELIDILPTRKKDDLIDYFNCWEDEQRRQIQSISMDMWRPFKAVADVAFTHAKIVIDKFHLVTLMNRALDEVRKQVQQTVNNHQRRKFFQIRLLLQKRAEELTNEEHEKLIELFELSPALEKAWELKEEFRDLLQLDDVKEATRALKRWYKEVIKSKLIPFYQVKKIIQRWEEKILNYFKTKITNGFAEGINNKIKLIKRIGYGVPNVMNLRRRVFNSMLSY, encoded by the coding sequence ATGGAAAATATTAGAGACATCCCCATAAGAGGTAAACTAGTAATCATTAGACTTCTAAAGAAAAGATATCGTTGTCCTTATTGTCATAAGAGGGGTATCCCTGAAAAATATGAAAGTATTGATAAATATGCCCGTAAAACCAAACGCTTTGATAAATATCTTGCTAAAGAAACTGTCAGCAAGGATTATTCTAAAGTTGCTAAAGAAAACGGGTTAAGTTATACAGCTGTTAATAATGCAGTTAAAAAAGTAGTTGACCCTCTCATTAAACAACAACTTTCAAAACTTAGTCAATTAAAAGCCATCAGTATCGATGAATTTGCAGTTTTAAAACGCCATAAATATGGAGTTAGCATTACAGATCCAATTAATCGGGAGTTAATTGACATTTTACCTACTCGCAAAAAGGATGATTTAATTGACTACTTTAATTGTTGGGAAGATGAGCAAAGACGACAGATTCAATCAATCTCTATGGATATGTGGCGGCCGTTCAAAGCAGTAGCAGATGTAGCATTTACTCATGCAAAAATTGTTATAGATAAATTTCACCTTGTAACTTTAATGAACAGAGCCCTTGATGAAGTTAGAAAACAAGTTCAACAAACAGTAAATAATCATCAGAGAAGAAAGTTTTTTCAAATTCGTTTATTACTCCAAAAACGAGCTGAAGAACTGACAAATGAAGAACATGAAAAGCTCATCGAATTATTTGAACTCAGCCCAGCTTTAGAAAAAGCCTGGGAACTAAAAGAGGAATTCAGAGACTTATTGCAGCTAGATGATGTAAAAGAAGCCACCAGAGCTCTAAAAAGGTGGTATAAAGAAGTAATAAAAAGCAAGCTGATACCTTTTTACCAGGTAAAAAAGATAATACAAAGATGGGAAGAAAAAATACTAAATTATTTTAAGACTAAGATAACCAATGGCTTTGCTGAGGGTATCAATAACAAGATTAAATTGATCAAAAGGATTGGATATGGTGTTCCAAATGTTATGAATTTAAGGAGAAGAGTATTTAATTCAATGTTAAGTTATTAA